From the Chitinolyticbacter meiyuanensis genome, one window contains:
- the hisD gene encoding histidinol dehydrogenase, with protein sequence MIRRLDSAAPEFQSQLQALLAFETSQDPQVDARVAAILADVKAHGDAAVVEYTNRFDGTSAQTLADLELTQEELKAAFERLPAERRDALVAAAERVRRYHERQKMASWSYQDEDGTLLGQQITALDRVGIYVPGGKAAYPSSVLMNAIPAHVAGVPEIIMVVPTPKGEKNDLVLAAAYVAGVSRAFTIGGAQAVGALAYGTQTIPQVDKVTGPGNAYVAAAKRAVFGIVGIDMVAGPSEILVICDGGTDPDWVAMDLFSQAEHDEIAQAILLCPDSAYIDAVEASIARLLPTMPRRDIIAASLGNRGALIKVADLADACAISNYIAPEHLELSVAEPEAWVGQLRHAGAIFMGRFTSESLGDYCAGPNHVLPTARTARFASPLGVYDFQKRTSLINVSEAGAQQLGRIASVLAHGEGLTAHARAAELRLK encoded by the coding sequence ATGATCCGCCGCCTCGATTCCGCCGCTCCCGAATTCCAATCCCAGTTGCAGGCGCTGCTGGCCTTCGAAACCTCGCAGGATCCGCAGGTCGATGCCCGCGTCGCGGCGATCCTGGCCGACGTGAAGGCGCACGGCGACGCAGCGGTGGTCGAATACACCAACCGCTTCGACGGCACCAGCGCCCAGACGCTCGCCGATCTGGAGCTGACGCAGGAAGAGCTGAAAGCCGCGTTCGAGCGCCTGCCGGCCGAGCGCCGCGATGCGCTGGTCGCCGCCGCCGAGCGTGTGCGCCGCTACCACGAGCGGCAGAAGATGGCATCGTGGAGCTACCAGGACGAGGATGGCACGCTGTTGGGTCAGCAGATCACCGCGCTCGATCGCGTCGGTATCTATGTGCCGGGCGGCAAGGCGGCGTACCCATCGTCGGTGCTGATGAATGCGATCCCGGCGCATGTCGCTGGCGTGCCTGAGATCATCATGGTGGTGCCGACGCCCAAGGGCGAGAAGAACGATCTGGTGCTGGCCGCTGCCTATGTGGCCGGCGTATCGCGCGCTTTCACCATCGGTGGTGCGCAGGCAGTGGGCGCGCTGGCCTACGGCACGCAGACCATTCCGCAGGTCGACAAGGTCACCGGCCCGGGCAATGCCTATGTTGCCGCCGCCAAGCGCGCGGTGTTCGGCATCGTCGGCATCGACATGGTAGCGGGGCCGTCCGAAATCCTGGTGATCTGTGATGGCGGCACCGATCCGGACTGGGTGGCGATGGACCTCTTCAGCCAGGCCGAGCACGACGAAATCGCCCAGGCCATTCTGCTATGCCCGGACTCGGCCTATATCGATGCGGTGGAGGCCAGCATCGCCCGGCTGCTGCCGACCATGCCGCGCCGCGACATCATCGCGGCGTCGCTCGGCAATCGCGGCGCGCTGATCAAGGTGGCCGATCTGGCCGATGCCTGCGCCATCTCCAACTACATTGCGCCGGAGCATCTGGAGCTGTCGGTGGCCGAGCCCGAAGCCTGGGTTGGCCAGCTGCGTCACGCCGGCGCCATCTTCATGGGCCGTTTCACGTCCGAGAGCCTGGGCGACTACTGCGCCGGCCCCAACCACGTGCTGCCGACCGCACGCACCGCGCGCTTTGCCTCGCCGCTGGGCGTGTACGATTTCCAGAAGCGCACCAGCCTGATCAACGTCTCCGAGGCTGGTGCGCAGCAGCTCGGCCGCATCGCCAGCGTGCTGGCGCACGGCGAAGGCCTGACGGCGCACGCGCGCGCCGCCGAGCTGAGGTTGAAATAA
- the hisH gene encoding imidazole glycerol phosphate synthase subunit HisH, with protein sequence MQKIAIVDYGMGNLHSVVKSMQLVAADRAAVMLTADAAEIAAADKVVFPGQGAMPDCMAHLEESGVKAAVLKAATEKPFLGICVGAQLLFERSEEGPTDSLGVFGGQVIRFPAERMVGADGEKLKVPHMGWNEMFIKRDHPLWTGIADGERFYFVHSYHFAPTDDIAVIESAYPYRFAAAVARDNIFAIQCHPEKSADAGLKLLKNFVDWDGRR encoded by the coding sequence ATGCAAAAAATCGCCATCGTCGACTACGGCATGGGCAACCTGCACTCGGTGGTCAAGTCGATGCAGCTGGTCGCTGCCGACCGCGCCGCCGTGATGCTGACGGCCGATGCCGCCGAGATCGCCGCCGCCGACAAGGTGGTGTTCCCCGGCCAGGGTGCCATGCCCGATTGCATGGCTCATCTGGAGGAATCCGGTGTGAAGGCCGCAGTGCTCAAGGCCGCCACCGAGAAGCCGTTCCTCGGAATCTGCGTCGGTGCGCAGCTCCTGTTCGAGCGCAGCGAGGAAGGCCCGACCGACAGCCTTGGCGTGTTCGGCGGCCAGGTGATCCGCTTTCCGGCCGAGCGTATGGTCGGCGCGGACGGTGAGAAGCTCAAGGTGCCGCACATGGGCTGGAACGAGATGTTCATCAAGCGCGATCACCCGCTGTGGACCGGCATTGCGGATGGCGAGCGCTTCTACTTCGTGCACAGCTACCATTTCGCCCCGACCGACGATATCGCCGTGATCGAATCGGCCTATCCCTATCGCTTTGCCGCCGCGGTGGCGCGGGACAACATCTTCGCCATCCAGTGCCACCCGGAAAAGTCGGCCGACGCTGGCCTCAAGTTGCTGAAAAATTTCGTAGACTGGGACGGTCGCCGCTGA
- a CDS encoding DUF805 domain-containing protein, which produces MNDSVRLVLTGEILPGNERGDVRDRLAALLKIDAARSTQLLDEAPTVIKQQLPLAHVHTYLGLLAKAGAGVRVEHLDGRPWQAPADDQAFPALFAEIEARPIHPESVTPRVPDPVPAAPAASIAQVAPVVVASNAAELALVEPAPPETIKCPSCGLEQNKRTLCTGCGVDMPRMIAAQNQAKVEARQAQQAAGPRSVSSLRPDDAALLDIAETPKLFGVGLNGRLGRMRYLAYGVLLILAIIPITLLFSLALAFLKGFWVVFGMAWVWLFLRLVVFRLHDMNLSGWWVSGAVVVPLVISLINVRFGAMASGLVTLGSLALCVWPGSTSDNRFGPPAEPPTMLINVLAVVGLLVSLLSIPAMLASVAVPGYADYVQHQKLKAGQLSDEQLEEMAAAMREQGMEITADELREQMKHDNAGNE; this is translated from the coding sequence ATGAACGATTCGGTCCGGCTGGTATTGACGGGCGAAATTCTTCCCGGCAACGAGCGTGGCGACGTACGCGACCGACTGGCCGCATTGCTGAAGATCGATGCTGCGCGTAGTACCCAGCTGCTCGATGAGGCGCCGACGGTGATCAAGCAGCAATTGCCGCTGGCGCATGTGCACACCTATCTTGGCTTGCTGGCAAAGGCCGGTGCCGGGGTGCGGGTGGAGCACCTCGATGGCCGGCCCTGGCAGGCACCGGCGGATGATCAGGCCTTCCCGGCGCTGTTCGCTGAAATCGAGGCACGCCCCATCCATCCTGAGTCGGTGACGCCGCGCGTGCCGGATCCAGTTCCGGCCGCGCCTGCAGCGTCGATTGCCCAGGTTGCGCCAGTGGTGGTTGCCTCCAATGCAGCCGAGCTCGCGCTGGTCGAGCCTGCGCCGCCCGAAACCATCAAGTGCCCGTCGTGTGGGCTGGAACAGAACAAGCGCACCCTTTGCACGGGCTGCGGCGTGGACATGCCGCGCATGATTGCTGCGCAGAATCAGGCCAAGGTCGAGGCTCGCCAGGCGCAGCAGGCGGCAGGCCCCCGCAGCGTGTCGTCGTTGCGGCCGGATGATGCGGCGCTGCTGGATATCGCCGAAACGCCCAAGCTGTTCGGCGTTGGCTTGAACGGCCGGCTGGGCCGCATGCGCTACCTGGCCTACGGTGTGCTGCTGATTCTGGCTATCATTCCGATCACGCTACTGTTCTCGCTGGCGCTGGCCTTCCTCAAGGGCTTCTGGGTGGTGTTCGGCATGGCTTGGGTGTGGTTGTTCCTGCGGCTGGTGGTGTTCCGGCTGCACGACATGAACCTGTCCGGCTGGTGGGTGAGCGGCGCCGTGGTTGTGCCACTGGTGATCAGCCTGATCAACGTGCGCTTCGGCGCCATGGCGTCGGGCCTCGTCACCTTGGGGTCGCTGGCGCTGTGTGTCTGGCCGGGGTCGACGAGTGACAACCGCTTCGGCCCGCCGGCCGAGCCGCCGACCATGCTGATCAACGTGCTGGCGGTGGTTGGCTTGCTGGTGTCCTTGTTGTCCATCCCGGCGATGCTGGCTTCGGTCGCGGTCCCCGGCTATGCCGACTATGTCCAGCATCAGAAGCTGAAAGCCGGCCAGTTGAGTGACGAGCAGCTGGAGGAGATGGCGGCCGCAATGCGCGAACAGGGCATGGAGATCACAGCGGACGAGCTGCGCGAGCAGATGAAGCACGACAACGCCGGCAACGAGTGA
- the hisA gene encoding 1-(5-phosphoribosyl)-5-[(5-phosphoribosylamino)methylideneamino]imidazole-4-carboxamide isomerase, with translation MLIIPAIDLKDGQCVRLRQGEMDDATVFSDDPASFVSHWLGQGARRMHLVDLNGAFAGKPKNLDAVKRILEAVGGDVPVQLGGGIRTLETIEMYLDAGIDYVIIGTAAIKQPGFLHEACDAFPGHIIVGLDAKDGKVATDGWAKITDHDVIDLAKRFEGYGVESVIYTDIGRDGMLSGVNIEATVKLAQALTIPVIASGGLTNLDDVKQLCAVEAEGIEGVITGRAIYEGTINFKEAQELADQLVPA, from the coding sequence ATGCTCATCATCCCCGCTATCGATCTCAAGGACGGCCAGTGCGTACGCCTGCGCCAGGGTGAAATGGACGACGCCACCGTCTTCTCGGACGACCCGGCGAGCTTCGTCAGCCACTGGCTGGGGCAGGGCGCGCGCCGCATGCACCTGGTCGACCTCAACGGCGCCTTTGCTGGCAAGCCGAAGAACCTGGATGCGGTGAAACGCATCCTCGAAGCGGTGGGCGGCGACGTGCCGGTGCAACTGGGCGGCGGCATCCGCACGCTGGAAACCATCGAGATGTACCTGGATGCCGGCATCGACTACGTGATCATCGGCACCGCCGCGATCAAGCAGCCCGGTTTCCTGCACGAAGCCTGCGACGCCTTCCCCGGCCACATCATCGTCGGGCTCGACGCCAAGGACGGCAAGGTGGCCACCGATGGCTGGGCCAAGATCACCGACCACGACGTGATCGACTTGGCCAAGCGCTTCGAGGGCTACGGCGTCGAGAGCGTGATCTACACCGACATCGGCCGCGACGGCATGCTGTCTGGCGTCAATATCGAGGCGACGGTGAAGCTGGCGCAGGCGCTGACCATCCCGGTGATCGCTTCGGGCGGCCTGACCAACCTCGACGACGTGAAGCAGCTGTGCGCGGTCGAGGCCGAAGGTATCGAAGGCGTCATCACCGGTCGTGCCATCTACGAGGGTACGATCAACTTCAAGGAAGCGCAGGAACTGGCCGACCAGCTGGTGCCAGCCTGA
- a CDS encoding sterol desaturase family protein, which yields MRDFILGANAGQIMLAGLIFFGGIYFAFGLVNLLLTRHLLPAIGYGGVLDPRPVPAGQVRRELGQSALSVAIFGCGLVFPWGLLQLGWARLAIDPPWWQTAIEIAVLLVWNEVHFYLNHWLLHTRWLRRFHAPHHRSVVVTPWATYSFHPVEAVMLGNVILLPMLLHDFSVWALAAVPLFSLLFNSIGHSNYDFLPDAHHDRWWLNGARRHHLHHACFTGNYGFMFPFMDRLCGTALPPNAAAERIATWRQQQGHDAA from the coding sequence ATGCGCGATTTCATCCTCGGCGCCAACGCGGGACAGATCATGCTGGCGGGGCTGATCTTCTTTGGTGGCATCTATTTCGCCTTCGGCCTCGTGAATCTGTTGCTCACGCGTCACCTGCTGCCTGCCATTGGCTATGGCGGCGTACTCGATCCGCGGCCGGTCCCCGCCGGCCAAGTACGGCGCGAACTCGGCCAATCGGCGCTATCGGTCGCAATTTTCGGCTGTGGCTTGGTGTTTCCCTGGGGTTTGCTGCAGCTCGGCTGGGCCCGACTCGCCATCGATCCGCCATGGTGGCAGACCGCCATCGAGATCGCGGTGCTGCTGGTGTGGAACGAAGTGCACTTCTACCTCAACCACTGGCTGCTGCACACACGCTGGTTGCGGCGCTTTCACGCGCCTCACCATCGTTCGGTGGTGGTGACGCCTTGGGCGACCTACAGCTTCCATCCGGTGGAAGCGGTGATGCTGGGTAACGTGATCCTGCTGCCGATGCTGCTGCACGATTTCTCGGTGTGGGCACTGGCAGCCGTGCCGCTGTTCAGCCTGCTGTTCAACAGCATCGGTCATTCCAATTACGACTTCCTGCCCGACGCCCATCACGACCGCTGGTGGCTGAACGGCGCGCGACGCCACCATCTGCATCACGCTTGTTTTACTGGCAACTACGGCTTCATGTTCCCGTTCATGGACCGACTGTGCGGCACTGCGCTGCCGCCAAATGCCGCCGCCGAACGCATTGCCACGTGGCGCCAGCAGCAGGGCCACGATGCTGCATAA
- a CDS encoding fatty acid desaturase family protein → MLHNRRDLHALAYLIALPALVAWQWRHGWHPLAYVITLFLTLGVGVIHHHHTHRRMWRHRRLNRLTDLWLTALQGHPTFVFYPAHVGNHHRYRHGPHDVARTYRFGGDSNDLWGYLAHPFHAVWALYPLFLAWLARLRHRQPGAWRYCLQQYALVAALWLGLAMLDWRRWLVLVLIPQLHGLHWLLATNYLQHAHADGHSRLDYARNFEGWINPLLFNIGLHTAHHEHPRVHWSELPALHRHYRERLHPALNAGPLLPYMFRTFIASAVVPRWRSRSLMRHEET, encoded by the coding sequence ATGCTGCATAACCGGCGCGATCTGCACGCGCTTGCCTACCTTATCGCCCTGCCAGCGCTGGTGGCCTGGCAGTGGCGCCATGGCTGGCATCCGCTGGCCTACGTCATCACGCTGTTTCTCACGCTGGGCGTCGGGGTGATTCACCATCATCACACTCACCGGCGGATGTGGCGTCACCGCCGTCTCAACCGGCTGACCGACCTGTGGTTGACTGCCCTGCAGGGCCATCCAACCTTCGTGTTCTACCCGGCCCATGTCGGCAATCATCACCGCTACCGGCATGGCCCGCACGACGTGGCGCGTACCTACCGCTTCGGCGGCGACAGCAACGACCTGTGGGGCTACCTCGCACATCCGTTCCATGCGGTATGGGCGCTGTATCCGCTGTTCCTTGCTTGGCTCGCACGCTTGCGCCACCGCCAGCCCGGCGCCTGGCGCTACTGCCTGCAGCAATATGCGCTGGTGGCCGCGCTGTGGCTGGGCCTTGCCATGCTGGACTGGCGGCGCTGGCTGGTCCTGGTGCTGATTCCGCAATTGCACGGCCTGCACTGGCTGCTGGCGACCAACTACCTGCAGCACGCACACGCCGATGGCCATTCGCGGCTCGACTACGCCCGCAACTTCGAGGGCTGGATCAATCCGCTGTTGTTCAACATCGGCCTGCACACCGCGCACCATGAGCATCCACGCGTGCATTGGTCCGAGCTACCCGCGCTGCATCGCCACTACCGCGAGCGACTGCACCCGGCGCTGAATGCCGGGCCGCTGTTGCCCTACATGTTCCGCACCTTCATCGCCAGCGCCGTGGTGCCGCGCTGGCGCAGCCGTTCCCTGATGCGCCACGAGGAAACCTGA
- the hisF gene encoding imidazole glycerol phosphate synthase subunit HisF — MPLAKRIIPCLDVTAGRVVKGVNFVGLRDAGDPVGIAKRYNLQGADELTFLDITASSDNRDLILHVIEAVASQVFIPLTVGGGVRQVGDVRRLLNAGADKVSINTTAITNPEVVQGAAEKFGSQAIVVAIDAKAVDDSNSRWEVFTHGGRRATGLDAVEWAYKMQQLGAGEILLTSMDRDGTKIGFNLPLTRAVSDAVDIPVIASGGVGNLQHLVDGVTEGHASAVLAASIFHFGEYTVRQAKEAMRDAGIEVRL; from the coding sequence ATGCCGTTAGCCAAACGCATCATCCCTTGCCTCGACGTCACCGCCGGCCGCGTGGTCAAGGGCGTCAATTTTGTCGGCCTCAGGGATGCCGGCGATCCGGTGGGGATCGCCAAGCGCTACAACCTGCAGGGCGCCGACGAGCTCACCTTCCTCGACATCACCGCCAGCTCCGACAACCGCGACCTGATCCTCCATGTGATCGAGGCGGTGGCCTCGCAGGTGTTCATCCCGCTGACCGTCGGCGGCGGCGTGCGCCAGGTGGGCGATGTGCGGCGGCTGCTCAATGCCGGCGCCGACAAGGTGTCGATCAACACCACCGCCATCACCAATCCCGAGGTGGTGCAGGGCGCGGCCGAAAAGTTCGGCAGCCAGGCCATCGTGGTGGCGATCGATGCCAAGGCCGTCGACGACAGCAACAGCCGCTGGGAGGTGTTCACCCACGGCGGCCGCCGCGCCACAGGGCTCGATGCGGTGGAATGGGCATACAAGATGCAGCAACTGGGTGCGGGCGAGATCCTGCTGACCAGCATGGACCGCGATGGCACCAAGATTGGCTTCAACCTGCCGCTGACACGCGCCGTCTCGGACGCAGTCGACATCCCGGTGATCGCCTCGGGCGGCGTCGGCAACCTGCAGCATCTGGTCGATGGTGTTACCGAAGGTCATGCGTCGGCGGTGCTGGCGGCCAGCATCTTCCACTTCGGTGAATACACGGTGCGCCAGGCCAAGGAAGCCATGCGCGACGCCGGCATCGAAGTCCGGCTGTAA
- a CDS encoding iron-containing redox enzyme family protein yields the protein MPTAFDRVYIEAAGFHLPGPAIANDEMDVYIAPINRISGRIKARILAENGIATRHYAIAPDGSTTMSHAALAAAAVRDCLNRARTTLADVSLLAVGSSGGDALMPGFASMLQGELGAPPMSTLSSQGICAAGVTALAHAAQGIALGGHRQALTVAAEMPSRMFKQSRFAPRGYDSDFDAHFLRWMLSDGAGAVLLTDTPSGRGGVRLKLKWIHQQSFAGDYPVCMQLGLTEDRSTSFLDFPSCSEAEAAGALSLRQDIRLLPHLFDVAIHEYVKLVETGWVQPTRIDHFLCHYSSAKFIPVVEDLLYKAGLSIPRERWYSNLTTRGNTGAASIFVMLAEFLDTRAIKPGEQILCFIPESGRISAAYMLLEVEAADAPMPPAGRQLRDTPAPAGSTVAAPHDPASAPEPLQPLLLQLASLWQDYRSQVWRSPVIHKLVSGRFDVAAYRNWTGQWVPQVREGSRWMREAVASLTGDYAPLAALIETHASDEQNDFMILYQDYQAAGGTQPLDALRRNPGGEALNAYLHALAATPNPVGLLGAIYIIEGTGQRIVPALLPLLRRQVALPPAAFRFLEYHGANDEHHLARWLLAVELVLTIDPQAAAAIVATARRTAQLYLMQFDHIEAIA from the coding sequence ATGCCCACCGCGTTCGACCGCGTCTATATCGAAGCCGCCGGCTTCCACCTGCCCGGCCCGGCTATCGCCAACGACGAGATGGATGTCTATATCGCACCGATCAACCGGATTTCCGGCCGGATCAAGGCGCGCATCCTAGCCGAGAACGGCATCGCCACGCGCCACTACGCGATCGCCCCGGATGGCAGCACCACGATGTCGCACGCTGCGCTCGCCGCTGCAGCAGTGCGCGATTGCCTGAACCGCGCCCGGACGACGCTGGCCGATGTATCGCTGCTGGCCGTGGGCTCCAGCGGTGGCGATGCGCTGATGCCGGGCTTTGCCAGCATGCTCCAGGGCGAGCTCGGCGCGCCACCGATGAGCACGCTGTCGAGCCAGGGTATCTGCGCCGCCGGCGTCACCGCCCTGGCGCATGCCGCGCAAGGGATAGCACTGGGCGGCCACCGCCAGGCGCTGACCGTGGCCGCCGAGATGCCATCACGGATGTTCAAGCAGAGCCGCTTTGCACCGCGTGGCTACGACAGTGATTTCGACGCCCATTTCCTGCGCTGGATGCTGTCGGACGGCGCCGGCGCCGTGCTGCTGACCGATACGCCGAGCGGGCGCGGCGGTGTACGGCTCAAGCTCAAATGGATACACCAGCAGAGCTTCGCCGGCGATTATCCGGTCTGCATGCAGCTCGGCCTGACCGAGGACCGCAGCACCTCATTCCTCGATTTCCCCTCGTGCAGTGAGGCCGAGGCGGCCGGGGCGCTGTCGCTGCGCCAGGACATCCGCCTGCTACCCCACCTCTTTGACGTGGCCATCCACGAATACGTGAAGCTGGTCGAAACCGGCTGGGTGCAGCCCACACGGATCGATCATTTCCTCTGCCACTACTCGTCGGCCAAGTTCATCCCGGTGGTCGAGGATCTGCTCTACAAGGCGGGGCTCAGCATCCCCCGCGAGCGCTGGTACAGCAACCTCACCACGCGCGGCAACACCGGCGCCGCCTCCATCTTCGTGATGCTGGCCGAGTTCCTCGATACCCGCGCGATCAAGCCGGGCGAGCAGATCCTGTGCTTCATCCCGGAATCGGGCCGCATCAGCGCGGCCTACATGCTGCTGGAAGTGGAGGCAGCCGATGCGCCGATGCCTCCCGCGGGCCGGCAGCTGCGCGATACGCCTGCGCCAGCCGGCAGCACCGTCGCCGCGCCGCACGACCCGGCCAGCGCCCCGGAACCGTTGCAACCGCTGCTGCTGCAACTCGCCAGCCTGTGGCAGGACTACCGCTCGCAAGTGTGGCGCAGCCCGGTGATCCACAAGCTGGTGTCCGGCCGCTTCGATGTGGCGGCCTATCGCAACTGGACCGGGCAATGGGTACCGCAGGTGCGCGAGGGCAGCCGCTGGATGCGCGAGGCCGTGGCCTCGTTGACCGGCGACTACGCACCACTGGCCGCACTGATCGAGACCCACGCCAGCGACGAGCAGAACGACTTCATGATCCTCTACCAGGACTACCAAGCTGCCGGTGGTACGCAGCCGCTTGATGCACTACGGCGTAACCCCGGCGGCGAAGCGCTCAACGCCTATCTGCACGCGCTGGCCGCCACGCCAAACCCGGTCGGCCTGCTCGGCGCCATCTACATCATCGAAGGTACCGGCCAGCGCATCGTACCGGCGCTGTTGCCGCTGCTGCGCCGGCAGGTGGCGCTGCCGCCTGCCGCGTTCCGCTTCCTCGAATACCACGGCGCCAACGACGAGCATCACCTGGCCCGCTGGCTGCTGGCGGTCGAGCTGGTACTCACCATCGATCCACAGGCCGCCGCCGCCATCGTCGCCACCGCACGCCGCACCGCCCAGCTCTACCTGATGCAGTTCGATCATATCGAGGCCATCGCATGA
- the hisB gene encoding imidazoleglycerol-phosphate dehydratase HisB translates to MRQVTVTRNTLETQITITLNLDGTGVSKFDTGVPFFEHMLDQVARHGLFDIEIKAVGDLHIDAHHTVEDVGITLGQAFAKAVGDKKGIVRYGHSYVPLDEALSRVVVDLSGRPCLEYECEYTRAMIGGFDVDLFGEFFRGFVNHAAISLHIDNLKGKNAHHQAETIFKALGRALRMAVSFDERMAGITPSTKGTLVG, encoded by the coding sequence ATGCGTCAAGTTACCGTTACCCGCAACACGCTGGAAACCCAGATCACCATCACGCTCAACCTCGATGGCACCGGTGTTTCCAAGTTCGACACCGGCGTGCCCTTCTTCGAGCACATGCTCGACCAGGTGGCGCGCCATGGCCTCTTCGACATCGAGATCAAGGCGGTCGGTGATCTGCATATCGACGCGCACCACACGGTGGAGGACGTCGGCATCACGCTGGGCCAGGCCTTTGCCAAGGCGGTCGGCGACAAGAAGGGCATCGTGCGCTACGGCCACAGCTATGTGCCGCTGGATGAGGCGCTGTCGCGCGTCGTGGTCGACCTGTCTGGCCGTCCCTGTCTCGAATACGAGTGCGAATACACCCGTGCGATGATCGGGGGCTTCGATGTCGACCTGTTTGGCGAGTTCTTCCGCGGCTTCGTCAACCACGCTGCCATCAGCCTGCACATCGACAACCTGAAGGGCAAGAATGCCCACCATCAGGCCGAGACCATCTTCAAGGCGCTGGGCCGCGCGCTGCGCATGGCTGTGAGCTTCGACGAACGCATGGCCGGCATCACGCCGAGCACCAAGGGCACGCTGGTAGGCTGA
- a CDS encoding HDOD domain-containing protein, whose translation MPTPFTPPKTAAELRGERFAMLEDIARELGGEVTFPICFDAAIRIGRVLRNEASSIQSVVHEVQRDPLITAKLLRMANSAAYGASGKPLLDVGQAVARLGFATARSAALACAMQQMVRSRELVAFDALARGYWVHTLKAAAMARVLARRLTRIDPEVAMLGGLIHDLGAFYMLERAARYPELVERPSTVQYLVAQWHDSVGMVLLDALGLPEELIEAVRDNDTPRTQPVTMRTLSDVLYVANLFAGGVDEMRMLDLVEDDYTPPELTDERFTALQQEMDEAADEFVSHW comes from the coding sequence ATGCCGACCCCGTTCACTCCGCCCAAGACCGCCGCCGAATTGCGTGGCGAACGCTTCGCCATGCTGGAGGACATTGCCCGCGAGCTTGGCGGCGAAGTCACCTTTCCGATCTGTTTCGATGCGGCCATCCGCATCGGCCGGGTGCTGCGCAACGAGGCATCATCGATCCAGTCCGTGGTGCACGAGGTGCAGCGCGATCCGCTGATCACCGCCAAGCTGCTGCGCATGGCCAACAGCGCCGCCTACGGAGCCAGCGGCAAGCCTTTGCTCGATGTGGGGCAGGCAGTGGCGCGGCTGGGTTTTGCCACCGCGCGCTCGGCCGCACTCGCCTGCGCGATGCAGCAGATGGTGCGCTCGCGCGAGCTGGTGGCGTTCGATGCACTGGCGCGCGGCTACTGGGTGCACACGTTGAAGGCCGCGGCGATGGCCCGCGTGCTGGCACGTCGGCTGACGCGCATCGATCCGGAAGTCGCCATGCTAGGCGGGCTGATCCATGATCTTGGCGCCTTCTACATGCTGGAGCGTGCGGCGCGCTATCCCGAGCTCGTCGAGCGGCCGAGCACCGTGCAATACCTGGTGGCGCAATGGCACGACAGCGTGGGCATGGTCCTGCTCGATGCACTCGGCCTGCCCGAGGAGCTGATCGAGGCGGTGCGCGACAACGACACGCCACGCACCCAACCGGTGACGATGCGCACGCTGTCCGACGTGCTCTACGTGGCCAACCTCTTTGCTGGCGGCGTCGACGAGATGCGCATGCTCGATCTGGTCGAGGACGACTACACCCCGCCCGAGCTCACCGACGAGCGCTTCACCGCGTTGCAGCAGGAAATGGACGAAGCGGCCGACGAATTCGTCTCGCACTGGTAG
- a CDS encoding LysE family transporter, producing MLETTLVVTTIALLAMLSPGPDFFLVIRNAARYRRSAALATAAGVNLGIAAHMSYCVAGLAVVIATTPWLFNILKYAGAAYLVWIGIQALRSRGGAAISLDSAREDVSLRQAFMQGLLCNLLNPKATLFFLSVFTQILSVDTTLLAKLWYAFIIWMLGVIWWPLLVFIIQSPVVRRGLARVQTAIDKVLGGVLVALGVKVALS from the coding sequence ATGCTCGAGACCACGCTCGTCGTCACCACCATTGCGCTGCTGGCCATGCTGTCGCCGGGGCCGGATTTCTTCCTGGTGATCCGGAATGCCGCGCGCTATCGGCGCAGTGCTGCACTGGCCACTGCGGCCGGGGTCAATCTCGGCATTGCCGCACACATGAGCTACTGCGTGGCTGGCCTCGCGGTGGTGATCGCTACCACGCCATGGTTGTTCAACATCCTGAAGTACGCTGGCGCGGCCTATCTGGTGTGGATCGGCATCCAGGCATTGCGCTCGCGCGGCGGCGCTGCCATCTCACTCGACAGCGCACGGGAGGACGTGAGCCTGAGGCAGGCCTTCATGCAGGGGCTGCTGTGCAACCTGCTCAATCCCAAGGCCACGTTGTTCTTCCTTTCCGTGTTCACCCAGATACTCAGTGTGGACACCACCTTGCTCGCCAAGCTGTGGTACGCCTTCATCATCTGGATGCTGGGCGTGATCTGGTGGCCGCTGCTGGTGTTCATCATCCAGAGCCCCGTGGTGCGCCGCGGCTTGGCACGGGTACAGACCGCGATCGACAAGGTGCTTGGCGGCGTGCTGGTGGCGCTGGGGGTGAAAGTGGCGCTGTCGTGA